One window of the Paenibacillus beijingensis genome contains the following:
- a CDS encoding bifunctional cystathionine gamma-lyase/homocysteine desulfhydrase has translation MKPKTKLIHGGIPGDSHTGAVSIPIYQASTYKQEDIGVHKGYEYSRTGNPTRHALEELIKDLEEGERGFAFGSGMAAITAVMSLFNAGDHIILNDDVYGGTYRIATKVLSRLGIESTFVDTTDLDEADRAVRPNSKALFVETPTNPLLKVTDIAEAAKWAKSRNLLLIVDNTFSTPYWQTPIALGADIVLHSATKYIGGHSDVVAGLAVVNSGKLGEELHFIQNATGGVLGPHDSWLLIRGLKTLGLRMEAHERNARDVASFLSGHPAVHRIYYPGLASHPGHAVARRQARGFGGMISFDVGSAEKASDVLRKVNYFTLAESLGAVESLISVPAKMTHASIPRERREELGITDGLIRISVGIEDSEDLIEDLTKSLE, from the coding sequence ATGAAGCCAAAAACGAAACTGATCCACGGCGGCATTCCCGGCGATTCGCATACGGGAGCGGTTAGCATTCCGATCTATCAGGCCAGCACTTACAAGCAGGAGGATATCGGCGTGCACAAAGGGTATGAGTACTCCCGGACGGGAAACCCGACGCGGCACGCCCTTGAAGAGCTGATCAAAGATTTGGAGGAAGGGGAAAGAGGTTTTGCTTTCGGTTCGGGAATGGCGGCCATTACGGCTGTCATGTCGCTGTTCAATGCCGGCGACCACATTATTCTGAATGACGACGTTTATGGCGGAACGTATCGGATTGCCACCAAAGTGCTGAGCCGTCTCGGCATTGAATCGACTTTTGTCGATACGACCGATTTGGACGAAGCGGATCGGGCGGTCCGGCCGAATTCGAAGGCTCTGTTCGTGGAGACGCCGACCAACCCGCTGCTCAAGGTGACCGACATTGCGGAAGCCGCCAAATGGGCGAAATCGCGGAATTTGCTGCTGATCGTCGACAACACGTTCAGCACGCCGTATTGGCAGACGCCGATCGCGCTCGGGGCGGACATTGTGCTGCATTCGGCCACAAAATATATCGGAGGACACAGCGATGTTGTCGCCGGACTCGCCGTCGTGAACAGCGGCAAGCTGGGCGAGGAGCTGCATTTTATCCAGAACGCGACGGGCGGGGTGCTCGGTCCCCATGATTCATGGCTGCTCATCCGCGGCTTGAAGACGCTGGGGCTGCGCATGGAAGCGCATGAGCGGAACGCCCGCGATGTCGCCTCGTTTTTGTCGGGGCATCCGGCGGTGCACCGCATTTATTATCCGGGCCTGGCGAGCCATCCCGGGCACGCGGTCGCGAGGCGCCAGGCGCGCGGCTTCGGCGGCATGATCTCGTTTGATGTCGGCAGCGCGGAGAAAGCGTCCGATGTGCTGCGGAAGGTGAACTATTTTACCCTTGCGGAAAGTCTGGGAGCCGTAGAGAGCCTGATCTCCGTTCCGGCCAAAATGACTCATGCGTCGATCCCGCGCGAGCGGCGGGAGGAGCTCGGTATTACGGACGGATTGATCCGGATTTCCGTCGGCATTGAAGACAGCGAAGATTTGATTGAAGACCTGACTAAGAGTTTGGAGTAG
- a CDS encoding class I SAM-dependent DNA methyltransferase, producing MGREFVSLFDQWSEEYDRTVSGHDEQYREVFEHYGDILEAVASRSFGTVVEFGAGTGNLSEQLLRRGLKVYGVEPSQGMRAQIQKRNLDFVLLDGDFLHFPPIPEQVNSIVSTYAFHHLTDEEKEQALSIYSTLLGKGGKIVFADIAFRDEQDREKTEAYIAEKGHFDLLQDLQTEYSTTLDRLKSMFNRHGFSVSFGKLNRYVWLMEAAKGHTQS from the coding sequence ATGGGAAGAGAATTCGTGAGCTTGTTCGATCAATGGTCCGAAGAGTACGACCGGACGGTTTCGGGCCATGACGAACAATACAGAGAAGTATTTGAACATTACGGTGACATCCTTGAGGCAGTAGCTTCACGCAGTTTCGGAACAGTTGTCGAATTTGGCGCCGGTACGGGCAACCTGTCGGAGCAGCTGCTGCGGCGGGGCCTGAAAGTGTACGGTGTCGAGCCATCGCAAGGGATGCGCGCTCAGATTCAGAAACGAAACCTCGACTTTGTGCTGCTGGACGGGGATTTTCTTCATTTTCCTCCAATACCCGAGCAAGTAAATAGCATCGTAAGCACGTATGCCTTCCACCATTTGACGGATGAAGAGAAGGAACAAGCGCTGTCCATCTACAGCACGCTGCTCGGGAAAGGCGGAAAAATCGTCTTCGCCGATATTGCGTTTCGCGATGAGCAGGACCGCGAAAAGACCGAAGCATATATCGCGGAAAAGGGGCACTTCGACTTACTTCAAGATCTGCAGACCGAATATTCCACGACGCTTGATCGATTGAAATCAATGTTTAACCGTCATGGCTTCTCGGTTTCGTTCGGAAAGCTAAACCGGTACGTCTGGCTGATGGAAGCGGCGAAAGGACACACACAGAGTTAG
- a CDS encoding aminoglycoside phosphotransferase family protein codes for MKPTLTEELKQTIIGVHQEQGREWIDNFAELVRYCENKWEIRFLTPYAPSYHFVTPVVFPNGTEAVLKLGVPGNEMRSEIETLLTYKGEGAVRLLDSDHVRGILLLERLKPGRTLHSIPDDEEAVRIAASVMRKIARPAPSQAIFPSTSDWANGLNKLRQRYDGGTGPFPEWIVEKAERLYAMLNGTVQNKLLLHGDLHHGNILSAEREPWLAIDPKGLIGEAEYGVIQFLLNNLPGKNDGEIIERRINQFEKELQLNKSRIIAWTFCHAVLSAWWHLEGSSPGFDNALRTAIDIHDLLS; via the coding sequence ATGAAACCGACGCTTACCGAAGAGCTGAAACAAACGATAATCGGTGTTCATCAGGAACAAGGCAGGGAGTGGATTGATAATTTCGCAGAACTGGTCCGCTACTGCGAAAATAAATGGGAAATCCGGTTTTTAACTCCTTATGCGCCTTCATATCACTTTGTCACACCGGTTGTTTTCCCGAATGGAACCGAAGCAGTACTGAAATTAGGCGTTCCTGGCAACGAAATGCGCTCGGAAATCGAAACGCTCCTCACGTATAAGGGAGAGGGGGCTGTGCGGCTTCTCGACTCAGATCATGTGAGAGGCATTTTACTTCTTGAGCGGCTGAAGCCGGGACGGACCCTTCACAGTATCCCGGATGACGAGGAAGCGGTAAGGATTGCGGCAAGTGTCATGCGGAAAATTGCAAGACCTGCACCGTCGCAAGCCATATTTCCATCCACGTCAGACTGGGCAAATGGGTTGAATAAGCTTCGTCAACGATATGATGGAGGGACGGGTCCTTTTCCGGAGTGGATCGTAGAAAAGGCTGAGCGTTTATACGCCATGCTGAACGGAACGGTACAGAACAAGCTGCTCCTTCATGGCGATCTGCATCACGGCAACATTCTTTCGGCGGAACGGGAGCCATGGCTCGCAATCGATCCGAAAGGATTGATCGGTGAAGCAGAGTATGGCGTGATCCAGTTTTTGTTGAACAACTTGCCTGGGAAAAATGACGGAGAAATCATCGAACGTCGAATCAATCAGTTTGAGAAGGAATTGCAGCTCAATAAGAGCAGAATCATAGCATGGACCTTCTGTCACGCGGTGCTTTCCGCCTGGTGGCATCTCGAGGGCAGCAGTCCAGGCTTCGATAACGCGCTCCGCACAGCTATTGACATCCATGATTTGCTCTCCTGA
- the ssuD gene encoding FMNH2-dependent alkanesulfonate monooxygenase, with protein sequence MEIFWFIPTHGDGRYLGTREGARSVSYAYCKQIAQAADELGYGGVLLPTGKSCEDAWVVASTLVPVTEKLKFLVAVRPGLMSPTLAARMSSTLDRFSRGRLLINVVTGGDPVEMAGEGLFLNHDERYGLTDEFLDIWRKELAGEEVDFRGDHLSVEGGKVLYPSIQKPYPPLYFGGSSEAAMKVAAEHVDVYLTWGEPPDQVAEKIDRMRKLAAAKGRTLRFGIRMHVIVRPTEEEAWRAADELIAHLDDETIAAAQRIYARMDSEGQKRMTQLHQGDRSKLVISPNLWAGIGLVRGGAGTALVGNPDNVSERIKEYADLGIDTFILSGYPHLEEAYRTAELLFPRLPLNRASSAGNPGYISPYGEIIANNELPRSKVTAER encoded by the coding sequence GTGGAAATATTTTGGTTTATTCCGACTCACGGGGACGGCCGGTATTTGGGAACAAGAGAAGGCGCCCGTTCGGTCAGCTACGCCTACTGCAAGCAAATCGCTCAGGCTGCGGATGAGCTGGGATATGGGGGCGTTCTTCTCCCGACGGGGAAATCGTGCGAGGATGCCTGGGTGGTCGCTTCCACTCTTGTTCCGGTAACGGAAAAACTGAAGTTTCTCGTCGCCGTGCGGCCGGGTCTAATGTCGCCGACGCTTGCGGCGCGAATGTCATCGACGCTCGACCGCTTCTCACGCGGGCGGCTGCTCATCAATGTTGTGACCGGAGGCGATCCGGTCGAAATGGCGGGCGAAGGACTTTTTTTGAACCATGACGAGCGTTACGGTCTGACCGACGAATTTCTGGACATCTGGCGGAAAGAACTGGCGGGAGAAGAAGTCGATTTTCGCGGCGATCATCTAAGTGTGGAAGGCGGCAAAGTGCTGTATCCGTCCATTCAGAAGCCTTATCCGCCGCTTTATTTCGGCGGTTCGTCGGAAGCGGCGATGAAAGTGGCGGCCGAGCATGTTGACGTCTACCTCACCTGGGGCGAGCCGCCGGATCAGGTAGCGGAGAAGATCGACCGGATGCGCAAGCTTGCGGCGGCCAAAGGCCGAACGCTCCGATTCGGCATCCGGATGCACGTCATCGTCAGGCCTACCGAAGAGGAGGCGTGGCGGGCGGCGGATGAGTTGATCGCCCATTTGGACGACGAGACGATTGCCGCCGCGCAGCGCATTTATGCGCGAATGGACTCCGAAGGACAGAAGCGGATGACGCAGCTTCACCAGGGTGACCGATCGAAGCTTGTCATATCCCCTAATCTGTGGGCGGGCATCGGGCTCGTGCGCGGAGGGGCGGGGACGGCGCTTGTCGGCAACCCGGATAATGTATCAGAGCGGATCAAGGAGTACGCCGATCTCGGCATCGATACGTTTATTCTTTCGGGTTATCCGCATTTGGAGGAAGCCTATCGAACGGCTGAGCTGCTCTTTCCGCGGCTTCCGCTGAACCGAGCAAGCTCTGCCGGTAATCCGGGCTACATCAGTCCCTACGGAGAAATCATCGCCAATAACGAACTGCCGCGGAGCAAGGTAACGGCCGAGCGGTAA
- a CDS encoding ABC transporter substrate-binding protein: MKSRRAVVLAVILIVAVLSGCGERNGAGSVPGEQTIQRLPLNTGKLVIGYRTNGALSALKVKGELERKLSSYPVKVEWRAFPDDAALFKAIQEGSADIGGVGDSVAGFLHNKSAPVVYLAAEPANPEAHAVVVPLDSDIVAAADLKGRKVAYTAWSNEHFLLLQTLDKSGLSLSDVTSVQMQPGDLPRSFENGDADAWVVAEPELSRIEPAGIRIVADGNGNIGQREIYVTTPENVRERRDLLDIVLTEIASLDDWITNDVHSAAELLAANTDVSHLEWLALFERKAYGTAPFLEGIAREEQRLVDTLAQLAGRKERFFVKDLLLQADP; encoded by the coding sequence TTGAAGAGCCGGCGTGCAGTCGTTCTGGCTGTCATCCTCATCGTTGCCGTACTGAGCGGCTGCGGCGAACGAAACGGTGCCGGCAGCGTTCCGGGCGAACAAACCATCCAGAGGCTGCCGCTAAATACCGGTAAGCTGGTTATCGGTTACAGGACGAACGGTGCGCTGTCGGCGCTAAAAGTAAAAGGGGAGCTTGAGCGGAAGCTTTCGTCCTATCCGGTCAAAGTGGAATGGCGCGCTTTTCCGGATGATGCCGCCTTATTTAAGGCGATTCAGGAAGGAAGCGCCGATATCGGCGGCGTCGGTGATTCGGTTGCCGGATTCCTGCATAACAAGAGCGCTCCGGTCGTTTATTTGGCGGCTGAGCCGGCCAACCCGGAAGCGCATGCTGTCGTCGTGCCGCTCGATTCGGACATTGTTGCAGCAGCGGATCTAAAAGGAAGGAAGGTCGCCTACACAGCCTGGTCAAACGAGCATTTTCTGCTGCTTCAAACGTTGGATAAATCCGGTTTGTCGCTGTCCGACGTGACCTCCGTACAGATGCAACCGGGCGACCTGCCTCGTTCGTTCGAAAACGGCGATGCGGACGCTTGGGTCGTTGCCGAACCGGAACTGAGCCGGATCGAACCGGCAGGCATAAGAATCGTTGCAGATGGCAATGGCAACATCGGTCAAAGGGAAATCTATGTGACGACGCCCGAGAACGTGCGGGAACGAAGAGATCTGCTGGACATCGTATTAACCGAAATCGCCAGCTTGGACGATTGGATAACAAACGACGTTCACAGCGCGGCCGAGCTGCTTGCCGCAAATACGGATGTGTCGCATCTGGAATGGCTTGCCTTGTTCGAACGGAAAGCATATGGAACGGCTCCTTTTCTGGAAGGAATCGCCCGAGAGGAACAGCGGCTGGTCGATACGCTTGCCCAGCTTGCGGGAAGAAAGGAACGATTTTTCGTCAAGGATCTGCTGCTTCAGGCCGATCCATGA
- a CDS encoding ABC transporter permease — protein sequence MKKKTKFAKNVADRSLAIVLFIVVWELLPRLGIVNQAYLSPPSQVVESIGRLVSSGALWIHVTTSLQRSLSGLLLAIVAGTLLGLLLGWFKRFESILDPLLQLFRQISAFALFPVFILFLGIGEPSKTAIILWASFWPILLNTVSGVKHVDKLLIDSAKSMGATQLFIFFRVILPSAAPSIFTGIRLGGAYCITALVAAEMIGSSAGLGFYILNSQEVFQIPDMYAGIILLAFLGLLLNYLLALIEGRFTRWRKGLSNNA from the coding sequence ATGAAAAAGAAAACCAAGTTTGCAAAAAACGTTGCGGACCGCAGCTTGGCGATTGTGCTCTTCATCGTGGTCTGGGAGCTGCTTCCAAGGCTCGGCATCGTCAATCAGGCGTACCTCAGTCCGCCTTCCCAAGTCGTCGAATCTATCGGCAGGCTCGTTTCGAGCGGAGCATTGTGGATTCATGTGACGACCAGCCTGCAGCGGTCGTTATCCGGGCTGCTGCTCGCCATCGTTGCAGGAACACTGCTTGGACTGCTGCTCGGCTGGTTCAAACGGTTCGAATCCATTCTCGATCCGCTGCTGCAGCTGTTTCGGCAAATTTCCGCTTTTGCCCTGTTTCCGGTCTTTATCTTGTTCCTTGGAATCGGCGAACCTTCCAAAACAGCCATCATATTGTGGGCGTCGTTTTGGCCGATCTTGCTGAACACGGTCAGCGGGGTAAAGCATGTCGACAAGCTTCTGATCGATTCGGCCAAATCAATGGGCGCGACGCAGCTGTTCATCTTTTTCAGAGTCATTTTGCCTTCGGCCGCGCCGAGCATTTTTACCGGTATCCGGCTGGGCGGCGCTTATTGCATCACCGCGCTCGTTGCGGCTGAAATGATCGGTTCGTCGGCCGGCCTCGGCTTTTATATTTTAAACTCGCAGGAAGTGTTCCAAATTCCGGATATGTATGCCGGCATTATATTACTTGCGTTTTTAGGCTTGCTGCTCAATTATTTGCTGGCATTGATCGAGGGCCGGTTTACCCGCTGGCGCAAAGGGTTGTCGAACAATGCGTAA
- a CDS encoding ABC transporter substrate-binding protein translates to MNIIKPVIVKTKWKKPLVTAASLLIAAALLASCGSTGKSNPNAEAGEQKSASGNAAKTEVVEFKYPDNPGFDLVYLADQLGYFEGTSTKPKYVGKVAAPQIIPLVGTGDIDFGSRMVPLVISAIASGADIKVVSAGGKTLQEAPHMKYFARNDGSVKTAKDLEGKTIGFNSFGACAEFVSKKWFREQKVDVSKIKFLVVPDDKQEQTLEQGGIDLAIIHAPFSGRAELNDKLVKLWSDYDLDGGLGGMAPYSVNGKFAREHPQAVKDFVTAIAKTANWVNDNPDEAREIIAKRLNMDVKYIDRFAYVDDLVVTEPPIQYYIDILESEGKIPKGKVNIKDVYTNEFNEFAANAAATSNT, encoded by the coding sequence ATGAACATAATCAAACCGGTCATCGTCAAAACGAAATGGAAAAAACCGTTGGTAACGGCGGCGTCGCTGCTCATCGCAGCAGCATTGCTCGCATCTTGCGGCAGCACCGGCAAATCGAATCCGAATGCTGAAGCCGGCGAGCAGAAGTCCGCTTCCGGGAACGCAGCGAAGACAGAAGTCGTCGAATTCAAATATCCGGACAATCCCGGCTTCGATCTTGTTTATCTTGCCGATCAGCTTGGCTATTTCGAGGGCACGAGCACAAAGCCGAAATATGTCGGCAAAGTGGCGGCTCCGCAAATCATTCCGCTCGTCGGCACCGGGGATATCGACTTCGGCTCGCGGATGGTACCGCTCGTCATTTCGGCGATCGCAAGCGGCGCGGATATCAAAGTCGTATCGGCCGGCGGAAAAACGCTGCAGGAAGCGCCGCATATGAAATATTTCGCGCGTAACGACGGCAGCGTCAAGACGGCGAAGGATCTGGAAGGGAAGACGATCGGCTTCAATAGCTTCGGGGCGTGCGCCGAATTCGTGTCCAAGAAGTGGTTCCGGGAGCAGAAAGTGGACGTCAGCAAAATCAAATTCCTTGTCGTACCTGACGACAAGCAGGAGCAGACGCTGGAGCAGGGCGGCATCGATCTGGCGATCATTCACGCTCCGTTCTCGGGAAGAGCCGAGCTGAACGACAAGCTTGTCAAATTGTGGAGCGACTACGATCTGGACGGCGGCCTCGGCGGAATGGCGCCTTACAGCGTAAACGGCAAATTTGCGAGAGAGCATCCGCAGGCCGTCAAAGATTTCGTCACCGCCATTGCCAAAACGGCGAACTGGGTCAACGACAATCCGGATGAAGCAAGAGAAATCATTGCCAAGCGCCTGAACATGGACGTGAAATATATTGACCGCTTCGCATACGTTGACGACCTTGTCGTTACCGAGCCGCCGATTCAATATTACATTGATATTTTAGAGAGCGAAGGGAAAATTCCGAAAGGCAAAGTAAACATTAAAGATGTGTACACGAATGAGTTTAACGAGTTCGCGGCAAACGCTGCGGCCACATCGAACACATAG
- a CDS encoding TlpA family protein disulfide reductase, protein MKKHVPALLILLLLAGWQIYVYASGKVEQEKTAASLTAERPSNKGGASAEPSAGDFALQTLEGDLIKLSDFAGKTVLVNFWASWCKPCSLEMPELISLAEAQPDLAVLAVNLTHTETSLDDVADFARRFNMPFPVLIDESGSIAARYGITSYPTTLVVSADGMLTETIAGQTERKTLERILALLND, encoded by the coding sequence ATGAAAAAGCATGTGCCTGCTCTACTGATCCTGCTGCTGCTCGCAGGGTGGCAAATCTATGTATACGCTTCGGGTAAAGTGGAGCAGGAGAAGACTGCTGCTTCATTGACCGCCGAGCGGCCTTCCAACAAAGGCGGCGCGTCAGCGGAGCCTTCCGCCGGCGATTTTGCACTGCAGACGCTGGAAGGGGACCTCATCAAGCTGTCGGATTTCGCGGGGAAGACGGTGCTGGTCAATTTCTGGGCAAGCTGGTGCAAGCCATGCTCGCTGGAAATGCCTGAACTGATCTCGCTCGCCGAAGCCCAACCCGATTTGGCCGTACTCGCCGTCAATTTGACGCACACGGAAACAAGTCTGGATGACGTCGCCGATTTTGCCCGCCGGTTCAACATGCCTTTTCCGGTGCTGATTGACGAATCCGGCTCGATTGCCGCTAGATACGGAATCACGAGCTATCCGACGACACTTGTCGTCAGCGCAGACGGAATGCTGACTGAAACGATCGCGGGCCAAACGGAACGGAAGACGCTGGAACGCATACTTGCCTTATTGAACGATTAA
- a CDS encoding cytochrome c biogenesis CcdA family protein, with amino-acid sequence MDRLTWIAAFTAGLFSFLSPCVLPLVPAFLSHLTGSAVSGGKIGAGKAVLLLRSLCFITGFSIVFVTLGASTTLAGQWLGAHRIVVSQASGFIIVLFGLYMAGLLHLKLPGWSLTGGAVARLPKGMTASLLTGIAFAAGWTPCVGLPLASILLLAGAAETMRDGIGYLTVYSLGMGVPFLAAALVLSYSLAAVKSVNRYIPLFTRINGFVLIVAGAALVTGQWGLASAWLNRVL; translated from the coding sequence ATGGACCGGCTGACTTGGATCGCGGCTTTTACCGCGGGGCTGTTTTCGTTCTTGTCTCCTTGCGTACTGCCGCTTGTACCGGCCTTTCTGAGTCACCTAACCGGTTCGGCTGTAAGCGGCGGTAAAATCGGAGCGGGAAAAGCCGTTTTATTGCTCCGTTCGCTCTGCTTTATTACCGGTTTCAGCATCGTTTTCGTGACACTTGGCGCGTCCACGACACTAGCCGGACAGTGGCTCGGCGCGCATCGGATCGTCGTCAGCCAAGCGAGCGGATTCATCATAGTTTTATTCGGCCTCTATATGGCCGGACTTCTGCATCTTAAGTTGCCGGGCTGGAGCTTGACCGGCGGCGCCGTAGCCAGACTGCCTAAAGGCATGACGGCTTCACTCTTGACCGGCATCGCTTTTGCCGCCGGTTGGACGCCTTGCGTAGGATTGCCGCTTGCTTCAATCCTGCTTCTGGCCGGTGCGGCGGAAACGATGCGGGACGGCATCGGCTATTTGACCGTATATTCGCTTGGGATGGGCGTTCCGTTTCTGGCGGCTGCACTTGTTTTATCTTATTCGCTCGCGGCCGTCAAGTCCGTTAATAGGTATATCCCGCTGTTTACCCGGATAAACGGGTTTGTACTCATCGTAGCCGGTGCGGCGCTTGTCACCGGTCAATGGGGGCTCGCGAGCGCATGGCTGAACCGGGTATTGTAA
- a CDS encoding YcnI family protein, translating into MRKSMKMLPLLLGALLLSAGTASAHVSVTPAETKQGSYEVFTVRVPTEKQSSTTKLEVKFPEGVSISRVKPLPGWTYTLDKDAEGGNTAITWTAQAQGIADGEFEEFHLQGKVADDAGQLVWKAYQTYADGSVVEWVGAAGTEEPASVTKVQPGRGAGAEDHHSAASGHEETSASAHENDWLRSPSFIIALAALAAGLIALSLSLRKSKRAASQ; encoded by the coding sequence ATGAGAAAAAGCATGAAAATGTTGCCGCTGCTGTTGGGAGCGCTGCTCCTTTCAGCCGGCACGGCATCCGCGCACGTCAGCGTTACGCCGGCCGAAACAAAACAGGGTTCGTACGAGGTGTTCACGGTTAGGGTACCGACAGAGAAACAATCGTCGACGACGAAATTGGAAGTTAAATTTCCGGAGGGCGTATCAATCAGCCGGGTCAAGCCGCTTCCGGGATGGACGTATACGTTAGACAAAGACGCCGAAGGCGGCAATACCGCCATTACCTGGACGGCACAGGCGCAAGGCATTGCGGACGGCGAGTTCGAGGAGTTTCATCTTCAAGGCAAGGTCGCGGACGATGCCGGGCAGCTCGTCTGGAAGGCATACCAGACTTATGCGGACGGCTCCGTCGTGGAATGGGTCGGCGCTGCCGGCACGGAAGAGCCAGCGTCCGTTACAAAGGTGCAACCTGGCCGCGGAGCGGGAGCGGAAGACCATCACAGCGCTGCATCGGGGCACGAAGAGACGTCTGCATCCGCTCACGAGAACGATTGGCTTCGTTCTCCATCCTTTATTATTGCTCTTGCCGCGCTGGCGGCAGGCCTGATCGCCCTCTCGCTTTCGCTGCGCAAGAGCAAGCGGGCCGCTTCGCAATAG
- a CDS encoding copper resistance CopC/CopD family protein, with amino-acid sequence MRKWFAAVLLTLISALYLSAAPASAHSTVSGIYPAPDSRLAKPPEQVELTFNERLENKLYTIGVYNGKGMPVTKRQAEMDDKRRTIRLPLPALAEGSYTVTYRILSADGHPVRASYVFTVGLDTAPRMGYTSVSKLHEEHDISQNAGYWAVRLFYYTALLSTAGWVGIRLYASGLAEINRRRYRLTLRLLLAVYIAALATMGWRDFARLGEGFGSMNQPAVVLGTSIGISYLLSFLAAAAGFLALGRRKWLDAAWIVLFLGAKSLNGHAMGYAVPAVTALLDVIHMAAASVWAGVLFVFALFGWKRRREEVAPYLPHCSKAALWAIVILVSSGVINALLYSNGFSHLVETWWGKLLLAKAAAVLLVIGTGAMLRRTIKNRHYPQLTGWLTLDLALFAVILCITAVFTYLNPLAATGPLFWHENVKGVHIAAIVTPNKPGAVNQFNVSLGTGSGDKDLKKVTLRLAYTDNPDIAPIEVPLQQVGTNGSPLSLYNYNYSAEGAYLPFSGKWELEIRVRDENDDELLTSKTFYSESK; translated from the coding sequence ATGAGAAAATGGTTCGCGGCGGTCTTGCTTACCCTCATCTCGGCACTTTACTTGTCCGCAGCGCCAGCATCCGCCCATTCCACAGTTTCCGGCATATATCCCGCTCCGGACAGCAGGCTGGCAAAGCCGCCCGAACAGGTGGAGCTGACCTTTAACGAGCGGCTGGAAAACAAGCTGTACACGATAGGGGTCTATAACGGCAAAGGCATGCCGGTGACGAAGCGTCAAGCGGAGATGGACGACAAGCGAAGAACAATCCGGCTGCCGCTTCCCGCGTTAGCGGAAGGAAGCTATACCGTCACTTACCGCATCCTGTCGGCGGACGGTCACCCCGTCCGGGCTTCATATGTGTTTACCGTCGGACTGGACACCGCTCCCCGTATGGGCTATACGTCGGTGTCGAAGCTGCACGAGGAGCATGATATCAGTCAAAACGCAGGCTACTGGGCGGTTCGTCTTTTTTATTACACCGCGCTGCTGTCGACCGCGGGATGGGTGGGCATCCGTCTTTATGCGTCCGGTCTGGCAGAAATCAACCGGCGCCGTTATAGGCTCACGCTTCGTTTGCTTCTTGCCGTTTACATCGCGGCGTTAGCGACGATGGGCTGGCGCGATTTCGCCCGGCTCGGCGAAGGCTTCGGTTCGATGAACCAGCCGGCGGTTGTGCTTGGAACTTCGATCGGCATCTCCTATCTGCTCTCTTTTCTCGCTGCCGCAGCAGGCTTCCTCGCCCTAGGGCGCCGAAAGTGGCTCGATGCGGCTTGGATCGTTCTGTTTCTCGGAGCCAAAAGCTTGAACGGTCACGCGATGGGATATGCGGTTCCGGCCGTTACGGCTCTGCTGGATGTTATCCATATGGCGGCCGCAAGCGTGTGGGCGGGAGTATTGTTCGTCTTCGCTCTGTTCGGGTGGAAGCGGAGAAGAGAGGAGGTCGCGCCGTATTTGCCGCACTGCTCGAAGGCAGCCCTTTGGGCAATCGTCATTCTCGTGAGCAGCGGTGTCATTAACGCCTTGCTTTACTCGAACGGATTCAGCCATCTGGTTGAAACGTGGTGGGGAAAGCTGCTGCTCGCCAAAGCGGCGGCCGTTCTGCTTGTGATCGGCACGGGCGCGATGCTGAGGAGAACGATCAAAAACCGGCATTATCCGCAATTAACGGGATGGTTGACGCTCGATCTTGCTTTGTTTGCGGTCATCCTGTGCATAACGGCCGTGTTCACGTATTTGAACCCGCTTGCCGCAACCGGCCCGCTCTTTTGGCACGAGAACGTAAAGGGGGTACATATTGCGGCGATCGTTACGCCGAACAAACCGGGTGCGGTCAATCAGTTTAACGTATCCTTAGGCACCGGAAGCGGGGATAAGGACTTGAAAAAAGTAACGCTTCGCCTCGCTTATACGGATAACCCGGATATTGCTCCGATCGAGGTGCCGCTTCAGCAGGTCGGAACGAACGGAAGCCCGCTTAGTCTGTACAATTACAATTACAGCGCGGAAGGCGCATACCTTCCCTTTTCCGGCAAGTGGGAGCTTGAGATTCGGGTGCGCGACGAGAACGACGACGAGCTGCTCACGTCCAAAACGTTCTATAGCGAGAGCAAATAG